The Nostoc sp. PCC 7524 nucleotide sequence GTGGCGGTGGCTACCGTAATAACCGTTATTAATTTTAATTTACTGAATTAAATTTAACAAAGGCTCAAGTATTAACACTTGAGCCTTTATTTTTGGGACTTCCAGAGAAAAAATATTCCAAATGTAGGGTGCGTCAGTATGAATAATTTCTCGGTGTAGTTAGGTTTTCTGATACTGACGCACCATCCTAAACTGACGCACATTTAATTACCGGAGATGTCTATTGTGTAAGTCCTGGCAATATTATTCCGATCATTCTTCTGTTTGAGAGTTTTCTATCATAGGATAGATATTCAAGTTAGTTTCATGATTGTTTGGTAAAAATCTCTTCTCCAACTCTAGACGCTGTTCCGCGTTACGCAAAAAATACCCATCTACCATTGCAGAACCTAAAAGCTTGCCTAACTCATCACGGCTAGTTGTGATAGTTGTATTAAACCTATCGCTGGGTAAATTACCCAAAGTTGCCATAACAGCACGTTGAATTAAATAAAGAACTTCTCGTGACGCTGGTTTAGATAATTCCTTAACAGTTTGGGGATTCAGAGATTGCACATATTCCCACAGCCGATTATGATTCATGACTTCAGTTAAAGAACTTTCTGGATTGCGATGGGAATCATTACTCATAGCAATTATCTCAACTGTTGCTCAACTATCAATTAATTTAGCAATTTAATTTTTATCAGCAGTTCGCATAACCGAACTATTTTAGAGAGGTTGTCCGGCTATTTTGTGGGAGTGGGGAGTAGGGGGAGATGAGGGAGTGGGGGGAGAAAAGGCTATTACCTATTGCTTATTACCTACCCCAAAACTCGTCTTCATTCTCTAGCTATGACAATATCATTCGATTTGATGACTGCATAAGCTTCTGCCCCCTCAATCAGTTCTAACTCTTCAGCTGACATTCTAGTGATAATCGAGGTTAGCTCTACTTTGTGAACAATCTCTAGAGTCACTTCACTATTAACAGCGCCAGCGACAACCTTTTTCACCACACCTTTGAGAATATTACGAGAGCTAACTTTTAGTGGTCTTTTAGAACTACTAACTTCCAGCCCAGAGGTATTAGAGAGAACTTCTGTTTCCACCTTGTCTACCTTGGTGGTTGGTAATGATGTCGGTGGTGTAGAGTGCTGATGAAGACCACGCACGAGTTCCCGCAAAATCTCAGTTTTGGTGCGCTGAGACTGCTGACAAAACTCTTCCAGAATCTTGCGCTCCTCTTCCGATGTTTGAAAAGTGATCCATCCTTGTTCTTTTCTTGGCATAATGTTACCAATTTGGTTGGTAAATATTGTGGTGTTCTCAATACACTCCTACCAAGCCTCAATCCTTGGAGAAGAATCTATCTAAGCCTAATTTTCCTATGAAACGAAGACAAATCCTTGCTTTTATTGGTGCGGCAGTTGCTAGTTGTTTGATAGCAGT carries:
- a CDS encoding DUF760 domain-containing protein, with translation MSNDSHRNPESSLTEVMNHNRLWEYVQSLNPQTVKELSKPASREVLYLIQRAVMATLGNLPSDRFNTTITTSRDELGKLLGSAMVDGYFLRNAEQRLELEKRFLPNNHETNLNIYPMIENSQTEE
- a CDS encoding TOBE domain-containing protein, with translation MPRKEQGWITFQTSEEERKILEEFCQQSQRTKTEILRELVRGLHQHSTPPTSLPTTKVDKVETEVLSNTSGLEVSSSKRPLKVSSRNILKGVVKKVVAGAVNSEVTLEIVHKVELTSIITRMSAEELELIEGAEAYAVIKSNDIVIARE